Proteins found in one Synergistetes bacterium HGW-Synergistetes-1 genomic segment:
- a CDS encoding phosphoglycerate mutase translates to MAKTSIYLIRHGECAGNRENRVRGRVDFPLNNNGIAQAGALAVAMKDRNLTHVYSSPLKRAFSTAEMISNSCGCGLSSDDSFNNIKLDPWEGRFKSDIAASEPLLWNTWINDPESLILEGAETLDQVMERSLLGLQRLIEKHRGGTFAVVSHRGVLKPLLSGAIGIEKPRFWRLHMDTGSYSLLTHDDIHGFCLMGLNYSEHLKDFPLIQEFE, encoded by the coding sequence ATGGCCAAAACCTCTATATATCTGATTAGGCATGGCGAATGCGCCGGCAATAGGGAAAACCGAGTAAGGGGGCGCGTAGACTTCCCCCTTAATAATAATGGTATTGCACAGGCCGGAGCTCTTGCTGTAGCAATGAAAGACAGAAATTTGACTCATGTCTATTCAAGCCCGCTGAAAAGAGCCTTCTCAACAGCGGAGATGATAAGCAACAGCTGCGGGTGCGGGCTTTCTTCCGATGATTCATTCAACAACATAAAACTTGATCCATGGGAGGGCAGATTTAAAAGTGATATTGCTGCAAGCGAACCTCTGTTGTGGAACACTTGGATCAACGACCCGGAGAGCCTTATCCTTGAAGGCGCAGAAACTCTGGATCAGGTGATGGAACGGTCACTCTTAGGACTTCAGCGCCTTATCGAGAAACACCGCGGTGGAACTTTTGCTGTTGTTTCGCACAGAGGCGTACTTAAACCGCTCCTTTCAGGAGCGATCGGAATTGAAAAGCCCAGATTCTGGAGGCTGCATATGGATACCGGATCTTACAGCCTATTGACACACGACGACATCCATGGGTTTTGTCTTATGGGACTTAATTATTCAGAACACCTGAAAGACTTCCCTCTGATCCAGGAGTTTGAGTAG